One Candidatus Rokuibacteriota bacterium DNA window includes the following coding sequences:
- a CDS encoding PQQ-dependent dehydrogenase, methanol/ethanol family, whose protein sequence is MAKKWCSLHLGFLVFVSLLLFMPATTPAFDWIEVTDDRLVNADKDPANWLMYYRTYNGWRYSPLSQINTSNVRRLVPKWILSGGTPGEQQTTPIVNGAVMFTTSTSIGANRVYAVNARTGEILWKHERKIPDDTTALVRVLPHNRGVALYRDKVIFGTLDAHLVALDAKTGKVAWDTKVADYLDGYFVSAAPLVAKGKVIIGISGPGEMGPRGFVEAFNADTGKSLWRWYSIPGPGEPGNETWPADTWKLGGGAVWLTGTFDPELNLVYFGTGNPAPWIYEMRKGDNLYTMSAVALDVDAGKLKWHFQYIPNESWDMDAAMEHHIIDVVRDGKKHKAVVQANKLGYVYTLERATGKFLSAVPFARLINWGGPDPKTGRAVETPGLRPKMGGPALEICPSLVGATGWQHKVYNPKTGYLYIPSNEFCMKYSYNPDLVYKRGQFYTGIKVEQFTKVDQAGILRAFDVNGNKVIWEWPNRAPLIGQTLTTGGDLVFQGTPEGKLVAVDARNGEQLWSFNLGTPQSGGIISYSLDGKQYIAVAAGGTVRSLTWFGKEPRWSHLHNTNWGDIVVVFGLAD, encoded by the coding sequence ATGGCGAAGAAATGGTGTTCCCTCCACCTCGGATTCCTGGTTTTCGTCTCGCTCCTCCTCTTCATGCCGGCAACGACACCGGCCTTCGACTGGATTGAGGTGACCGACGACCGGCTCGTCAACGCCGACAAGGATCCTGCCAACTGGCTCATGTACTACCGGACCTACAACGGCTGGCGCTACAGCCCGCTCTCTCAGATCAACACGAGCAATGTCAGACGGCTCGTGCCCAAGTGGATCCTCTCGGGCGGGACTCCGGGCGAGCAGCAGACCACGCCGATCGTGAATGGCGCGGTGATGTTCACCACTTCCACGTCCATCGGCGCCAACCGGGTCTACGCGGTGAACGCCCGCACCGGCGAGATCCTTTGGAAGCACGAGCGGAAGATCCCCGACGACACGACGGCGCTCGTTCGCGTGCTCCCGCACAACCGGGGCGTGGCCCTCTACAGGGACAAGGTGATCTTCGGAACGCTGGACGCCCACCTGGTCGCGCTGGACGCCAAGACCGGGAAAGTCGCCTGGGACACGAAGGTAGCCGATTATCTTGACGGCTATTTCGTGTCAGCGGCCCCTTTGGTCGCCAAAGGTAAGGTCATCATCGGAATCAGCGGACCAGGCGAGATGGGCCCGCGGGGGTTCGTCGAGGCCTTCAACGCCGACACGGGCAAGAGCCTCTGGCGCTGGTACTCGATCCCGGGCCCTGGCGAGCCGGGCAACGAGACCTGGCCGGCTGACACCTGGAAGCTCGGTGGCGGCGCGGTCTGGCTGACCGGGACCTTCGATCCCGAGTTGAACCTGGTCTACTTCGGAACCGGAAACCCCGCCCCCTGGATCTACGAGATGCGGAAGGGCGACAACCTCTACACGATGTCGGCCGTTGCCCTCGACGTGGACGCCGGCAAGCTCAAGTGGCACTTCCAGTACATCCCCAACGAATCGTGGGACATGGACGCCGCCATGGAGCACCACATCATTGACGTGGTGCGGGACGGGAAGAAGCACAAGGCGGTCGTCCAGGCCAACAAGCTGGGCTACGTCTACACGCTGGAGCGCGCCACCGGGAAGTTCCTCTCGGCCGTTCCCTTCGCCCGGCTGATCAACTGGGGAGGCCCCGATCCCAAGACCGGTCGGGCGGTGGAGACGCCCGGGTTGCGGCCCAAGATGGGCGGCCCGGCCCTCGAGATCTGCCCCTCGCTGGTCGGCGCCACGGGGTGGCAGCACAAGGTCTACAACCCCAAGACCGGCTACCTCTACATCCCGTCGAACGAGTTCTGCATGAAGTACTCGTACAACCCGGACCTGGTGTACAAGCGTGGCCAGTTCTACACCGGGATCAAGGTCGAGCAGTTCACCAAGGTTGACCAGGCCGGGATCCTCCGGGCCTTCGACGTGAACGGGAACAAGGTCATCTGGGAGTGGCCGAACCGCGCGCCGCTGATCGGCCAGACGCTGACCACCGGTGGGGACCTGGTCTTCCAGGGCACCCCCGAGGGGAAGCTCGTCGCCGTCGACGCCCGGAACGGTGAGCAGCTCTGGTCGTTCAATCTCGGCACGCCGCAGTCCGGCGGGATCATCAGCTACTCCCTGGACGGCAAGCAGTACATCGCGGTGGCCGCCGGGGGTACGGTGAGGTCACTGACATGGTTCGGCAAAGAGCCCAGGTGGTCGCACCTGCACAACACCAACTGGGGCGACATCGTGGTGGTGTTTGGCCTCGCCGACTGA
- a CDS encoding ABC transporter substrate-binding protein, with translation MATLDRRTFVKGLGVAAGALLSRTAAAQETYRIGLVVPGGARLEVGERIAFGVRLGLDEANVMAGLFGKRLELLQEVADGAEAVLSVGRRLVRQERAIGLVGGADEASAEALRDAAQQGDALFLNVGASASRLRGSRCHRHAFHVEASLAMYVGAVQQWLLEQRKLTRWALVTSDSSLGRDIGQVATAFLARRGRAPLATEQVPGGTQDWNPLLKRLGGLGPDAVFVGLEESDLPIFLRGYRSAGLTFQLAGAGVDPSALSAGDPADLAGVWPVLWHHELQRFSARELNSRFRRRFGRPLEGRSWAAWAAVKLLGEAIVRTGSGDLAGLLRFLESAPPFDGHKGRPLTFRDWDHQLRQPMYLVTPRKPEPGREPWKGFEVVAEVPARGDLDAIGEPKGESRCRFDG, from the coding sequence GTGGCGACCCTCGACCGCCGGACGTTCGTGAAGGGCCTCGGCGTCGCTGCCGGCGCCTTGCTCTCGCGGACCGCCGCCGCTCAGGAGACCTATCGGATCGGCCTCGTGGTGCCGGGCGGCGCGCGTCTGGAGGTGGGCGAGCGCATCGCCTTCGGCGTCCGGCTCGGGCTGGACGAGGCCAACGTCATGGCGGGCCTCTTCGGCAAGCGCCTCGAGCTGCTTCAGGAGGTTGCCGACGGTGCAGAGGCGGTGCTGTCGGTCGGGCGCCGCCTCGTCCGCCAGGAACGGGCCATCGGCCTGGTGGGGGGCGCCGACGAGGCGTCCGCTGAAGCCCTCCGGGACGCGGCTCAGCAGGGCGATGCCCTCTTCTTGAACGTCGGGGCCAGCGCGAGCCGGCTGAGGGGATCGCGTTGCCACCGGCACGCTTTCCACGTGGAGGCGAGCCTCGCCATGTACGTGGGAGCGGTGCAGCAGTGGCTCCTGGAGCAGCGAAAGCTCACGCGTTGGGCCCTCGTGACGAGCGACTCGTCGCTGGGGCGTGACATCGGCCAGGTCGCCACGGCGTTTCTCGCGCGAAGGGGCCGGGCGCCGCTGGCGACCGAGCAGGTGCCGGGCGGCACCCAGGACTGGAATCCGCTTCTCAAGCGTCTCGGCGGGCTCGGCCCCGACGCGGTATTTGTCGGGTTGGAGGAATCGGACCTCCCCATCTTCCTGCGCGGGTACCGGAGCGCCGGGCTCACCTTCCAGCTTGCAGGGGCCGGCGTGGACCCATCTGCGCTCAGTGCGGGCGATCCGGCGGATCTGGCCGGTGTCTGGCCCGTTCTCTGGCACCATGAGCTCCAGCGCTTCAGCGCCCGCGAACTCAACTCGCGCTTCCGCCGGCGTTTCGGGCGGCCCCTGGAGGGGCGGAGCTGGGCCGCGTGGGCCGCGGTGAAGCTTCTCGGCGAGGCCATCGTCCGCACCGGGAGCGGTGACCTTGCGGGTCTGCTCAGATTTCTCGAGAGTGCGCCACCGTTCGACGGGCACAAGGGGCGGCCGCTGACGTTCAGGGACTGGGACCATCAGCTCAGGCAACCGATGTACCTGGTCACCCCCAGGAAACCGGAGCCGGGGCGGGAGCCGTGGAAGGGCTTCGAAGTGGTCGCCGAGGTCCCGGCGAGGGGGGACCTGGACGCCATCGGAGAACCGAAGGGAGAGAGCCGTTGCCGCTTCGACGGGTAA
- a CDS encoding DoxX family membrane protein — protein MWNPERWLVLLRVVVGAWFLKAVWTKLALGFLWGVIPYPAVSPRFVNFHPKRVAEFAAGNPVGWYKEFLEATVVPNTKLFASLQTYGEVCVGIGLVLGLLTGLSALVGLFLSLNYGLATQWMSFGQQGFHLVLITSMVIFLGCRAGRRWGVDGWILARAGVTRRRWLSLLI, from the coding sequence GTGTGGAACCCAGAGCGATGGCTGGTCCTCCTGCGGGTTGTCGTGGGGGCGTGGTTCCTCAAAGCGGTCTGGACCAAGCTCGCCCTCGGCTTCCTCTGGGGGGTGATTCCGTATCCCGCCGTCTCGCCCCGCTTCGTTAACTTCCACCCGAAGCGGGTCGCCGAGTTCGCGGCGGGGAACCCGGTCGGCTGGTACAAGGAGTTCCTCGAGGCGACTGTCGTCCCGAACACCAAGCTGTTCGCGAGCCTTCAGACCTACGGCGAGGTCTGCGTGGGCATTGGCCTGGTCCTGGGGCTGCTGACGGGGCTCTCAGCCCTGGTCGGGCTGTTCCTCAGCCTCAACTACGGCCTGGCGACGCAGTGGATGAGCTTCGGCCAGCAGGGCTTCCACCTCGTCCTCATCACGTCCATGGTCATATTCCTCGGCTGCCGCGCGGGTCGCCGCTGGGGCGTTGACGGATGGATCCTCGCTCGCGCCGGGGTCACGCGCCGACGCTGGCTCTCCCTGTTGATCTAG
- a CDS encoding PQQ-dependent catabolism-associated beta-propeller protein, with translation MRRGVRARGVVGAALLLGVTLLAPAESPAQPYAYVSNERSNDVTVIDAATDRVVGTIPVGDRPRGIGVSPDGRTLYVALGEEDAIAQVDVAARKILAKIPAGSDPEAFAVSPDGSRLYVSNEDANTASVIDTRTGKVIATVPVGIEPEGVAVSPDGKLVYVTAETTHTVSVIDTASFKVVATILVGSRPREAAFTPDGSRAYVTAEIGAVVSVVDVKRHAIIGTLKIERPGAKPKGVVVRPDGKRAYVANGASNDVTVIDTAENRVVKYIPVGRRPWGLALTPDGRKLYVANGASDDVSVIDTVTEQVVATVRAGKGPWGVTISP, from the coding sequence ATGAGGCGTGGGGTCCGGGCGCGGGGGGTAGTCGGCGCGGCGCTCCTTCTGGGAGTGACCCTGCTGGCTCCAGCGGAGAGCCCGGCTCAGCCCTACGCCTACGTGTCCAACGAGCGTTCGAACGACGTCACCGTCATCGACGCCGCGACGGACCGGGTTGTCGGGACGATCCCGGTGGGCGATCGCCCGCGCGGGATCGGCGTGTCGCCCGACGGCCGAACCCTCTACGTGGCGCTGGGCGAGGAAGACGCCATCGCTCAGGTGGATGTCGCCGCGCGAAAGATCCTCGCCAAGATCCCGGCGGGGTCGGACCCGGAAGCTTTCGCGGTGAGCCCTGACGGGTCCAGGCTCTACGTCTCGAACGAAGACGCCAACACGGCGTCCGTCATCGACACGCGCACCGGCAAGGTGATCGCGACGGTCCCCGTGGGGATCGAGCCCGAGGGGGTCGCGGTGAGTCCCGACGGCAAGCTCGTCTACGTGACCGCCGAGACCACCCACACGGTCTCGGTCATCGACACCGCGTCCTTCAAGGTGGTGGCGACGATCCTGGTCGGGAGTCGTCCCCGGGAGGCCGCCTTCACGCCCGACGGGTCCCGCGCGTACGTCACCGCGGAGATCGGCGCCGTTGTCTCGGTGGTCGACGTGAAGCGCCACGCCATCATCGGAACGCTGAAGATCGAGCGACCCGGCGCTAAGCCCAAGGGAGTGGTGGTGCGGCCGGACGGGAAGCGGGCGTACGTGGCCAACGGCGCCTCCAACGACGTGACAGTCATCGACACGGCGGAGAACCGGGTTGTCAAGTACATTCCGGTGGGGCGGCGCCCGTGGGGCCTGGCCCTGACCCCGGACGGCAGGAAGCTCTACGTCGCCAACGGCGCCTCGGACGATGTCTCGGTGATCGACACCGTCACCGAGCAGGTGGTCGCCACCGTCCGCGCCGGGAAGGGTCCGTGGGGGGTGACGATCAGCCCGTGA
- the pqqA gene encoding pyrroloquinoline quinone precursor peptide PqqA has protein sequence MRTMAWETPSFEEIKMDAEINAYQDDFSGI, from the coding sequence GTGAGGACAATGGCGTGGGAGACCCCGAGCTTTGAAGAGATCAAGATGGACGCGGAGATCAACGCCTACCAGGATGACTTCAGCGGTATCTGA
- a CDS encoding transporter substrate-binding domain-containing protein, with translation MVRQRAQVVAPAQHQLGRHRGGVWPRRLRLAWFLLAVALAATVSADAEVRGIRLCADPSNLPFSSQDPNEPGFEVEIARALAEGLGVELRVHWFPTFRGFLAFRQLYEGRCDLFMGLPLTERFTRENPRVVLSVPYYVMGQVLVSPAVGSVASPEALKGKLVGVQAMTLSDELVFQRGYNRRIYLTPEETFAALAKGEVDAVVMWSPLAGWLAKKNPGFKLTWLNEPELEFKIAVGMRKADRALKEAVDRALTRLDPKKIAGILARYGVPAPAAAQQTSQLPPEIREGRSSFFTSCSECHGVDGKGTFMAPSLVAFKGTDDEFVKIVMIGRAGTAMVSWRGILSEDEIRKIRAFLKTLPAN, from the coding sequence ATGGTTCGGCAAAGAGCCCAGGTGGTCGCACCTGCACAACACCAACTGGGGCGACATCGTGGTGGTGTTTGGCCTCGCCGACTGAGGCTCGCGTGGTTCCTGCTGGCGGTCGCCCTGGCGGCGACCGTCTCTGCTGACGCTGAGGTTCGAGGGATCCGGCTCTGTGCCGATCCCTCGAACCTTCCTTTCTCCAGCCAAGATCCCAACGAGCCCGGGTTCGAGGTTGAGATCGCGCGCGCGCTCGCCGAAGGGCTGGGTGTCGAGCTGCGGGTCCACTGGTTCCCCACCTTTCGGGGGTTCCTGGCGTTCCGCCAGCTCTACGAGGGCAGGTGCGACCTGTTCATGGGGCTTCCCCTGACCGAGCGCTTCACCCGGGAGAACCCGCGCGTGGTTCTTTCGGTCCCGTATTACGTGATGGGCCAGGTCCTTGTGTCTCCCGCCGTCGGCTCGGTCGCGTCGCCCGAGGCGCTCAAGGGGAAGCTGGTGGGCGTCCAGGCGATGACCCTGAGCGACGAGCTGGTCTTCCAGCGGGGCTACAACCGCCGGATCTACCTGACGCCGGAGGAGACGTTCGCGGCGCTGGCAAAGGGAGAGGTGGACGCCGTGGTGATGTGGTCCCCCCTGGCCGGCTGGCTCGCCAAGAAGAACCCCGGGTTCAAACTGACCTGGCTCAACGAGCCCGAACTCGAGTTCAAGATCGCCGTCGGGATGCGGAAAGCTGACCGGGCCCTGAAGGAGGCGGTTGACCGTGCCCTGACACGGCTGGATCCAAAGAAGATTGCGGGGATCCTGGCCCGGTATGGTGTTCCGGCGCCGGCGGCGGCGCAGCAGACGTCACAGCTTCCGCCGGAGATCCGGGAGGGGAGGTCGTCGTTCTTCACGTCGTGTTCGGAATGCCACGGGGTCGACGGCAAGGGGACCTTCATGGCCCCTTCGCTGGTTGCCTTCAAGGGCACCGATGACGAGTTCGTCAAGATCGTCATGATCGGTCGGGCGGGGACGGCCATGGTCTCCTGGCGAGGGATCCTGAGCGAGGACGAGATCCGCAAGATCCGGGCGTTCCTCAAGACCCTCCCTGCCAACTGA